A genome region from Leifsonia sp. Root112D2 includes the following:
- the nadE gene encoding ammonia-dependent NAD(+) synthetase, with translation MRELQAQIIRELNVKPSIEPAAEIQTRVGFLVDYARRTGAGGFVLGISGGQDSSLAGRLCQLAVERIAADGGSAEFIAVRLPYAVQHDEDDAQLALSFIRPQRVVSYNIQRGVDGIEAEYADAIGDDMSDFTKGNVKARARMIAQYAIAGQRGLLVVGTDHAAEAVTGFYTKFGDGGADLLPLSGLTKRQGKALLQALDAPARLYEKAPTADLLDDTPGQTDEDNLGLSYQDIDDYLEGADVADEVAEAIETRYLATEHKRRTPTTPADTWWR, from the coding sequence ATGCGTGAGTTGCAGGCACAGATCATTCGCGAGCTGAACGTCAAGCCGAGTATCGAGCCGGCTGCCGAGATCCAGACGAGGGTCGGCTTTCTCGTCGACTACGCGAGGCGCACCGGCGCGGGGGGCTTCGTTCTCGGCATCAGCGGCGGCCAGGATTCCTCACTGGCGGGCCGGCTCTGTCAGCTCGCGGTGGAGCGGATCGCTGCCGATGGCGGCTCCGCAGAATTCATCGCCGTGCGGCTGCCCTACGCGGTGCAGCACGACGAAGACGACGCCCAGCTGGCACTCTCGTTCATCCGCCCGCAGCGAGTCGTGAGCTACAACATCCAGCGCGGCGTCGACGGAATCGAGGCCGAATACGCCGATGCGATAGGTGACGATATGAGCGACTTCACGAAAGGCAACGTGAAGGCCAGGGCGCGCATGATCGCACAGTATGCGATAGCCGGTCAGCGTGGGCTTCTCGTGGTCGGCACCGATCACGCGGCCGAGGCTGTCACCGGTTTCTACACGAAGTTCGGCGACGGCGGTGCAGATCTGCTGCCGCTCTCAGGCCTCACCAAGCGACAGGGCAAGGCGCTGCTTCAGGCACTGGATGCGCCGGCCCGGCTTTACGAGAAGGCGCCCACCGCCGATCTGCTCGATGACACGCCGGGCCAGACCGACGAGGACAACCTGGGGCTGAGCTACCAGGACATCGACGACTACCTCGAGGGCGCAGACGTCGCCGACGAGGTGGCCGAGGCCATCGAGACACGCTATCTGGCGACCGAGCACAAACGTCGCACACCGACGACACCGGCCGATACCTGGTGGCGCTGA